TACAAATCATTATTATCTGCATTATTGTCCATAGCTTTTCTCTTTTATCATTGGTCCTTTTGTTTCCATACGTTTGTATTGTGCAGTGTTTTTCAAGTGTACAAcacacaacattttttttgttatcttcgCTAATTCACCTAAGATAAATTGAGGTGACGGGTCCTCAAAACAACTGGTCAGCTTTATACTTATTATCCCGTTCAATCATTATAAAACTTTCTACTAACCTACATTGGAAGCATTGGTATCCGAACAGTTTCTTTTTTGGTTTATCTCTGCAATGAAATTAGTGTAATAAAAAGATTTGACATCTTGAcaacaaaaataagaatattaatACTTACATTAAAGTTGTGTAACTTTGTAACACATGGTAATGTTATAACGCTATGTAttacaaaaacttttttcacagattttacattaagtatttttattgtctgaTTAAAACTTAAGTTACtactatataaacattttagtaGTATTCTAGTAATGTTCCAAAAGTCTGAATTATTATTGTAGAATAACAGAGATATTGTCTACGATACAACATGCACTTGGGCAAATTGGGTGCTACTGCTGAGATAAGGAAAATAGACAATTAGAAAGTTGTGTTCATTTTATGGAAAGTTTTAAGAGATGGTATTACGGTTAGCATATTTATCTTTTCCATCACAGAAAAAGACATCGGGAATACAAGGGAATCATCAAGTCATCTTCTCTATTTATGTCTTTTTATCTATCTCTTCCGAAATCTTTCTTTCTACAGAAAATATTGATCGGTAATCATATTTTTCcttatataaaacttataaataaagTACAACCAAAGttattaacttataaaaaaagcaaaaatcaGAATACCTGATATTCCTCTCTGCCTTATTATTTCTATCGTAATGTATTTctctgaaaaagaaaagacaatGTAACATATTCATCGGTTGTCATATTTTCGTTTATTTGGGGACTGTGCAATATTTATCTGAGGGTGGGGCCGGTGTAtagcaaatatttaaaaaaaaaccaaaaaaaaccttTATTAATAAGTTCTTGCCCCGCTGGAAAAAATGAAACACATATATGAATACATGATATGTTTTAACTAAAATGCACAACattgaataatacatgtatatcagagTTGATATTTCAACTCAAATGCATATAATTCAATAttataaagattattttttttacggAAGTCAACTAAGGACCGCTGTGATTGAATGTtagggtacaatatatttttgtgtatttatctatgaataactgcagtgtgtatatttacaacataaatttgaaacctattgaaatattttctagagaattatttgaaaagacttccaaaatttcataaatttggtgtaaaATGACAGTGGGCATCAGACTTCAGTGGTGTTATACTATTTTGAAGCTTTTGATtagtacatttgatttttatcacaaagaataacaaaaatattcacTTAGCACTAATATTACCCATTCAGTTGTTtgaataaaatgcattttatgtttacatatgTATAATAGCCACAAACAGTTTACTGCATTCCTTGTATGTGTGAACATTTGTCTTGAACAAGGAACTGCGCTTTTATGTTAATGTGTATTAGGTACAATGTGTTCTCTCCTGTGTGAAGTCTTTGTATGTTCGCTTAATATGTAGTGTATTTGTGTACACTTTGTTACGTACGAGGTAATTTGAGACTTCTTACACATTTAGTAATGTATCAGTGAATACGTGTATTGTATGATGTGTGTGTGCATAACAACGGTTAACCGTGTATATGGTGCATATTTTGTGTGCTATGAGTTTTTTTCACTTTGAGGTAGAATACATAATTCATGTGTGCATGGACATAACATAGTAATCGTTTAGACAGAGGCGATATCATGTCCAATTTTCATGTATGTATCTACATCTTTCGTATGCTTTCCGCGTACATAAACTAATCAAATAACTAAATAAGTACCACGATTGAAATTGTCTATAATTTGCGTCTTGTCCGTCTACATTTAGCATTCATCAGTTCGATATTACAGTgttatgatcatgatgatggaCGACATGATTTGTGTTTATTTCATGTGTGTGatgcaaaatataaaaccaAGAGATTGTTATTGACGTATATACATTTAGATAGTAATCAAAATCTGATGTATTTCTTGAGTCAGTTAAATATATAAGacaatttctttcatttcaGTACTTACTGGGACGATATGTCTCCAAATAACTTAATAATATCTCGTTCAGATGCATTTCGTTTGTAGTATTTTAAGTTTGGCATGACCGGAAGGTGCCTTTCGTATGCATTATTCAATTCTGATTTAATATTCTGCAACTGTTCTAGAAGTTTAATAACATCGGTTATCGTCGTAGTGTCGTTGAAAACGCTctgagatttttttaattctctcATATCATTTCTAAATCCACTTTCAACAGATTGTACGGCACGTAGGTttacatctttctttttttctattgatgATATTAGCGCATGCACTTTCTTGTCAATCCACAGCTTCATCTGATTCGCATCTTCTGTAATTGAACGGATAGCTTCCTCGACATTGCTCTGATATCTCCATTCAACTTTTTCAATTGTTTCTAGATTGGCTTTGACAGATCGCATCTTTGATGCCATGATTTGTTTCAGCTCAGACTGTAATCCTCGTGTCATTTCATTGATTTCAGACAAATCATGCTTTTGATGTTTTCTTACGATACATATTTTACATATCGGTAAATCACAATCAGTGCAATAACATATAAAGTTTTCGCCGTGctctttacaaaatgtattgtcTTCTTGGCTGATGTAAGTCCCATTGAGAAAGGTGTGACTTCTACTTATTTTTGATCGAAGATGTAACAATTTACAATAATCACACAGCCACTGGTTGCATTGTTCACAATAGTTGTGCCCTGGTCCACTCATACATATATCGCATGCATTAGAAGCAAACTGGGCCATCGTTGGTTGTTTTTTGTGAGATaacttttaaactaaaatatatatctttttcacCTTCGTTATAGTCCAACTCTAAACATGCTAAAGGTTTAAATTGAATTTGCATTATGtctaaaacatttaacaaatgttttcaaacgtatttgtttaatttatctAATTTCATCTTTGGCAAATATATGTACGTGTCATCTGATTTAAGAGGGGAATATATCTTTGGTATTTAAAACAGCAgataatgtttttctttatagatatatgtatatatataatacgtATAATGTAAATATAGGTGTGTTTGTTGATACTACTTGAAAAATGACATTGAGTAATATGGTTTGTCTGAATGGGTGTTTGAACTAAACTTCAAACCTGACATGCTCGTAAATTGTGCGcactataaaataatttaatgattATTACTTTTCACTGACAAGTATAACTTATCAAGTTCAAATAACTATATTAAAGGAAACTGTAAATTGTTTTTGGTAGCAGAATGTAGCAAACAGGATAGTTGTATTGCGATTTTCTATTTACCATATTATTGTCGTCTGATTTTTCATGAACAATTTCTTTCCACTccttattaatatattttaacgTAGTCTTGTTTGACATGACAGCTGAATCATGTTCAGCAGGGAATGCTTCACATATATTTTTCACACAATGCCGATCTAAGCGAACATCATGAAATTGTATCTGTTATGAATTCAAATTACTATGAAcattgtcaaactgctataggTGTGAGATGTATATTTATAAGAACGACTTTGCCTAAccaacattattttaaaaatcatacttgAAGACTGGGAATAGTATATTAAGTACTTAGAAAAAAGTTAGAACATTTAAGCAACACAAGAGATAGAAATTAGAATAGCTACGCATAGCTTTGATAACCTTTGTCTGATGATGCCGTAACCTTAACTTTTTAATACTTATTTGGTCCTCCTTTTTATTGTTCAGCTTTTTTCTGTACTATCTGAATTACTACATTAATTGTATTCATGCAACAGACAAATATTACTATATTGctataattttaacaaatagaTGTTGACtatctaccgaattagactatttaccggatttgttatcaattaagcaacacaacgggtgccacatgtggagcaggatgtgcttacccttccggagcacctgagatcacccctagtttttggtggggttcgtgttgtttattctttagttttctatgttgtgtcatgtgaccGTAAATGTTTCAGGCGCTTTACAAGTGTCACCCATCTTGTTGGGTATTGAGATGACTTGATATGTAGCATGGCCGGCGTATGTAATTATCAGTACTACATTTGtgtataatacaaatgtatattatgATGTGAATTTGAAATTAGTATCATCTTCAAAAAAGTGTTCTAACATCGATGCAGTTTGACTAGAAAACTGCAATAATTATTGAGATTTTCTATTTAGTGATTGATGAATAGGATACAAACTTGTTTAGCATTCTTTAGtgttctttgttgtgtcatgtgaactatagtttgtctgtttgtctttttcatttttagccatggcattggcAGTTTGTTGTAGATTTATGagcttgactgtccctttggtttCTTTCGTCCCTATATTTATACCTCCAAACTTTGTGTAAAATGTTTGCCTTTAAGATTATATAACCTGCggaaaaacaaaacatcaagatgataattttattgattaataAACAAAGACTTGTTTATATTAGATGATATTATTAATTACACGGTGTGCAATTGTCCTAAAACGAGAAATTTTCGGGTCAATACAATTCATATCGGGTGAGGCGAAGCCAAATTCGATATGAATTTTTTTCCCCGATAAATTCCGTATTTGGACAATTAAACACTTTGTAACGTATTTATCCTGATTTCGTTATATTgcatattaatatatttatattcaatataaggacaatatcaaccaaatttattttagatagttaatctaaaactgtgaaaaattaaaaaatattaggaCTTTAAAGCCGaactctatttttttcttttttgattaGGCCAATTGTATAAGGTAGATACTCCCAATTGACGtaataaataagggagataattcctaTTGACGTACTAAAAAAGTGTCCAAATTTTATAAGGAcaatatcagccaatcaaattgcgaGAAATTACTCtacatcatgtatatctatacaATTTCCTTTATACCCGATATGAATTCTATTGACTCGATAAATTCTCGATTTTAGGACAATTGAACACTGTGTAACTAATATTATGTaggtatacatgtaaataagtgaattttaaacctgatgccttttgttatctattaatcatgtgtttctttgtctaatacgttctcctatttatttctattgtagtcctgtaatattatgttgttatttcaatgttgtatttaacattgccatttatttgcgaggtttggcatgccacaaaaccaggttcaacccaccatttttatctttaaaaatgtcctgtaccaattcaggaaaatggccattgttatatcatagttcgtttctgtgtgtgtaacattttaacgttgtgtttctgttgaatcgtttgttttctcttaaattttagtgtgaattcacattaatataagacgtgtcacggtacttttctatccattattcatgtatttggttttgatgttatatttgttattctcatcggattttgtctcaTGCTTAGTccttttctgtgtgtgttacattttaatgttgtgtcgttgttatccttttatatttaatgcgtttccctcagtttaagtttgttaccccaattttgattttgtgcatatatttacgagttttgaacagcggtataatactgttgcctttatttaactaACTATTATCTCAATTTTCGATCAATTTCGACATAAAAgctttaaatgataaatatggATACACATCCaatacattgaatatttatCTAACAgacttgaaaaatatattaaacaattacAGAGTTACCCGTGATCATTAGTTGAAGAGAAACCAAAATAATCgtgaaaaaagagaaaataaaagacGATAAATGATACATTCttctacaatatatataaactagaaATTTGAATATCACCAAAAACGTGAATGTTTCAGGCGCTTTACTAGTGGCACCCATCTTGTGTGTATTGCGATGACTTGATATGTAGCATAACCGGCGTATGTTATTCTCAGTACTACATTTGtgtataatacaaatgtatgttatgatgtgaaattgaaataagTATGATCTTTAAAAAAGTGTTCTAACATCGATGCAGGTTGGCTAGAAAACTGCAATAATTATTGAGATTTGATATTTAGTGATTGATGAAAAGGATACACACGTGTTCAGCATAGATGTAGAAATTGTATCAGTAAATATAAAAGGCAATAACATGATAAaggaaataaaactttaaagatCATTAAACTTTCAATATGCTTTTCGTGTATTTGCCTTATCagaattatatacatgtagagtTCAAAAAAgccatctaaaaaaaaagacttttatataaCAGAGCACACTGACATATATTGACAAGAATCATCATGGATCTATGTGTAACTAGCATATCTTTAAACATTGATAAGAAAGATATCAAAGTGTTTATTGCTTTATTTCTTAAAGAACTATCACAATGATGATTtatcaaatttgatataataaaaagtcTGATAAATgagttctattttttttttgaattaaaaggcataaaagtttgaaattgCAAAACCTGCTATCGCATACAAAAGTTGccaatatttttaatgttgttgaAATAATCATGGGCATTAACGTTCTGTTCTTGTACTCTGCTGATAAACCAACTATATGATAGCAACTGCCATTTTCTTGACTTGGTTCAGGACATTGAAagaaaatctgttttttttatgtctagCCTATCTACGAgcttttatgacaatgttaaatggATAATTAAATTGACAAGATTACTTGACAggaatacaatataaataaatgcaagaatattcaggacagagaaatacacgAATAAATAGTATATTTTTGCATCCTCGCAACAGAATAACAACAAACACGTAAACAACATAGGAAAGCACAACAGAACCACGAGCTGTCCGCCAAAAGACTGTATCAAAACCTCAaaggtgaatttaaaaaaacaaacttaacaaTGTAAACGAAAAAAACGAAAGTCTGCTATATTCTATTAAACCattaacattttactgtaatcATGGTAAGTACATGAAATGGGAGCTGACTGcaacttttatttgtatttattgtttgttgAATAGTACTTTGAACACTCTTTTTTGGCccattacatttttaattaaagcCCTTTAGTCCATCACCTAGTAGGGTAAAATTTCAGTTCTGTGTTAAATCCCAGGGTACCGCAACTTTTTAGTATAATTCTAAAGAGTAATGTCTGAAGAACATTTTTTAAGAGGTGttatacttttgaaaaagtgtccagAAGGGGTTAAAAGGGGACTTATTTAAGAGCATatcaaaaatttagttttacacatatataaagaaatatgaaaaaaaacaagtattcagtactatttttttttttaaattgaacagATAGTATCTTATTAAAACGGaggttgatttttatttaatgtttaaatcgCAGCGAACCAAGAAAAAAGTGAGAGggtaatttccaaaattttatgattttgaatgaaaagaagcaTACGTACTAGTGTTgttgataaaaatgtatattttaatgccccatttatgggcattatgctttctggtctgtacgtccgtccgttcgtccgtctgtcccgcttcaagTTTTTGGTCCAGGTTAAAGagtttggtcgaggtagtttttgatgaagttgaagtccaatcaacttgaaacttagtacacatattccctatgatatgatctgtctaatttaacaaaatagatattttctcccattttcACGGACCAGTGAACTCAGaaatgatagtgtggatggggcatccgtgtagtggggacacattattgtttacattgcaaAATTGAGCATCAAGTAACTAACTAAagctgttgaaaaaaaatagaatcaaCGACAAGTACAAACCTAAGCAACCAGATATGCACGATTCTGTCACTTATTTATACATCACATTCATGAATAACTCACATATAActagaaaatataaaagacCTCTCAGGGTTTCTAcccctatataaaaaaatttcttAACAACAGAATCACAACATAAGGTCACGAAGAGGGTCAATCCATAGAATCATCATGATTTTCGTCACCTGCATTATACCCGaattatcatcatcatcatctccATTATCTTCGTTGTCATCGTTAGCAATATCAACGATTTGATAATCCTTTTTGCGACAAGCATTAGTTCATTTACATCAATCTGTACAGGATAAGCCTTGTCGAACACATGAACATCTTGAACTGGCACAACCAGCTTTAAATGAACCCCTTATCATAATTAATATAGCATCTAACGCTGGCGGTTGGTCCAACCGATTGATACTGATCAAATCGTTTTTAACAATCCGACCATGGTTGTTTGGCGACGGAACAGTGTGTGCTCAAGAGCAGATTTCAAAATCTTTGCCTGAAAGTTGTATCGATTCATGTGCTTGAACATTGCATCTTTTGTTGGGGACAGTAGATGACAATGAATGTTTTTTGCATTGCAAAAAGTTCTGAATTTGGATTCATcgatgttattattttgtagtCATATATAACACGTAAAAACCTGTTGCGTGTTTTGGCAACTCTTCGTCTACCTCTTCAATGATTTCACTAAGAAGGGATAGACTTTCTGAAAACTCCACAAAACGTGTCAAAACGCCGAATGCTTTGCTTTTTCCTTTATCGGACAAAACACTTACTTAATTATAACTAGTAAAGGCGTGAAATCCCGGAAGTGCTCTACAAACATGCTCCCCTAATTATGCACTCATTAATTGCACATTTATTAATCTGCATTTAGAATAATGATACTTAGTATTGGAACTGATATAATTCTGAAACTAGCCAATACTTCCACATCAGTGTCAGAAGATTTTATACCAATGGAATAGTGTTTTGCATGAAGAAACATCTTTGTGTCGGCTTCTTCCTGTATGGTTAGAAGCTCAATGCATTCTACACTTGtaactatttcattttcaacatatattttgtggtACATACTTCCATAAGattcaaataaatcaataccTTCAAGTGTAAAATTAAAGGATTGTTTACTCCATTCCGACTCAAAGAATTAAGCAAATTTGTTTCTACCAACTGACAAACATCTCTTCAAGATTGTGTCGATCTCGAAATTGTCGTAACGATTTGCCCTCCCAAGGACGTGCGATCCCGTTCTTAATTTTTTATGGATTTTGTGGGATACTGATCAGTGACAAAATCACTACAGGAAGCtctttctgaaaataaaaggaCGTTTTTTAGACAACttttgccaaataaaaaaaattagtatgtATCATAGTAAAGGATTGAATAACTGCCGTACCATCAAATATCCATATGCTTTCCTCATGAATGGCTTGCATATGTTCAACTTCCTCTTCTTAAAGACCACCTAGAcagatttatttgtctttacaTGTGTATCATCAACGTTTGCAAGAGACCATGAAAGTGGACATAATTCAAACTGGAGTACCTCTCGCATATCCAACTGTCTTGTCTGGGTTATGACAAGCAGGCTaccaaaaagatttttatatgATGTCAATGTGATGTTGTTCTTATCAACCATTAACTGTTCACCTTTTATTTCCTTTGTTGAAAATGTAAGCAATGATTGTCTTTTGATTGGTTTGAAAATATTGGTTGAAATTTGAGTAAGCTGTTCAGTAATGGCATTTTCTGATGCTGACTTTCGCTTTTCATACGCGTTTGAAAGGTTGCATCTTAATTCCGAAGAAGCAATAGTACCCGAGGACAAGCCAGATAACTGCTCAGATGTTTCAAACGGATTTGTCTACCTTAACAATTTCTGACCAATTTTAATAGTCAGTTTATTCTCGCTTCGTTTGTGTTTCCCCAGGTTTTTTTGTGCGGATGTTTCAGAGTTAACAATTTCTGCCAAATCACGACATTGTGATGATATTGAAGCTCTTTAATGTGCATTTAATAaccaaattttaacaaaacttttatttaaactgaaatcAACAATGCCACCTCTGGTTTTTGTATCTCTGTTCAATGTTTGCTCGATTGTTTGGTCAACTGGATATCTAGAAAATCCACGAAAGCTTCTCTGAACACAATAACAACCAGATGAAAGATATTCATGCGCATCAGGATGgatatttgacatattttgcatttgacGCAAATAGACTGACATGCATCGGGAATAGTTTTGACGGTCATATGCAAAAATCTAAATGCAAACAAAGTAACACAATCATTTGACAATATGTACACTATGTATATTAAACAATAGTGAAGCTATACATCCAAGTAAGAAGGaaagatatatgataaaaaacaCACTATCAAATGAggaacaatatatatacattacgAAAAGCAAATAAATAGTAACCATATGGTTTGTCAAATAGATATAATTTTGtgccaaagaaaataaaaaatcccCAACTGACTATTTGACCTTCGTTCAAAGCAATGTTTGTCGATTGAATGACTTAACAATCTTAACTCAATCACCACAtagctaaaacacaaaatgtaaacaaGCACACCTTTATTGACTTCGATAGAGCGCACCCTTTCAGAacgccaaaaaaaaacaacacacttttatttgttatttttcataaatattttgttacacatttactttataaaataatttgtctcacaaaaacaacattatcgacgatttttaatatttgtttttagtttcaAATTGATAAGCTTAAAGCGCTTATGTGTGAACTCAGGTATGAATATATTTTCGACTGAATCGAAGACGGTATTGTGATGATTTCCGATATTTTACGAGTATTTGTACATACATATGTTTCTTTGAATAAtaacgatatatatataatttaaatagtttaaacatTGCATACTggtcaattttaaagtttaatttacaaaaacgGATAATTGTATTACGAGTTTCTTAATGAAATGAGAAAATATGCATTAACTTAAACCCAAAAAATcggattgtttgtaatgtaaataaacatttttttaaataaaaaatcttcaGTGTTACATTAGATATGATAGTTTTAtatctgttttagttgtttaaacctatactttattttttttaatcgctttatattaaaaattttaattacaaattacTTAGTGGTGATAGCTGAATGAGGGGGTCATCGACAAGGACGTTTTTAAACCTCttattgatagttttttttagtctaacaccttgtattttatcaGTAAGATAATGAAGTTtaattctatcaaaaaaatCGCGGTatcctggggtgtaacacaaactTCTTAACTAGAGAGCTTGTACTACTTTGTAGACCACATGTGCATATGGCATACAAAATGTTAAGCTTGGTAAATGCATCTTTAATGAGTTAAAGTTAATTGTCAAGCCCTAATGTTGTcaatgtcatttcaaatttcatttgcATTTGCTTTACATCAAGTTTACTATTAAGATGTTAGGTAGCAAAGCAATTGCTTAAGTACTTTCAATCAGGTCAATCTTATAAGTGTAACTTCTATGTTCTGaaaagtcttttgtagacgaaacgcgagtctgacgtaaatataaaattcttatcttggtatctatgatgagattTTTTACAAAGCAACACCACCTTACACATCCAAAAGTAAagcaatataaataaactcatcatagaaaccgggactaaatttagtatatacgccagacgcgcgtttcgtctaaaaaagactcatcagttacgctcgaatccaaaaagttaaaaatgcttaataaagtacgaagtggaagagcattgaggaccaaaattcataaaagttttgccaaatacagctaaggtaatttatgcctgaggtagaaacgccttagtatttaaataattcaaaattttgttaacatataaccatatcaatgataattgggcttgtgataccctcggggaaataaatctcaaccagcagtggcatcgacccagagtagtaaataaactcatcatagataccaggactaaatttagtatatacgccagataTATGTTTCTTTAATTAAAGAATATGAAATTATAACAGATACATAAATgcacaaatgtattttatattacgCTTATGATTTTAAAGACCAGCTTTCCTTGTGGGTTATTCCTAAAATGAgagtaatgtaaaaaaaaacattcacatCAGATACGTTGTTTTTGTAGAGAAACGACAGTGGATGGACCATGATGTCCTGTTGTTCTACATATATCATGTACGAATTAAATACTTGTTTTGGATTTTGcgatttgatttttcaatttccctgcctttttttgtttgtttatagctAAATGGCATCACTATCATGAATTGTCCAAGAAGTTTGTCGACAACcagtaaaatatttcattgcatAGTTGGTATCAACAGTGGGTTTCAACTGGTGtgtatgaacatttaaattgtaaagTCATTACCAATCaattattgttttcttcttctAAAACCAGCTGTAGACTTTACTTTGTTTTTGcgtacaaattaaaattaaaatatatgttattgcTAATCAAAGCGCCCAAAAGGAGCAGAACAATCAACATTAATTACATACAAATGATTCAATATATTTAAGACacaatgttacaaaaaaaaatatatatattaattaagaCAGAAGAATGCAACAAACAAGGTGTTTAACAATATAACTAGGTTAAGGAAAGGGGGCTCACTGGGCACTACTACATCTATATATCATTTCAGGACACTTTCCCATATGAGGATAAATTTTCCATTCGTTCTCCGAGTTTCTggattataaaaatatctttagaaGACATAAGCtaaataaattgtgatttaatatcTAAACCACTAAAATTGGTAAAccgttgttttatttcatttaaaaagtaaagacgaatatttgaaaatttgtggcactgaagaagaaaatgaattcCATCTTCAACATTAGTACCACATAATTTACAGATACGTTCTGACACTGTCTGATTTTTGTACCTTCCCCTCTCAATCTCCAAATTGTGAGCACTGATACGGAATTTTGTTAagtaatttctatatttaaaattttcctgCAAAAGGTAATTTAAGATctgcttttaaaaagtctataaGTTCTATGCTTGTTCCCATATAGTTTATTGCCTCTGAAATCATTATTAAGCTCAGTTTGCCatatttaatcatattttgattgcatCGTTTTGTAAAAATAGTTTTCTAACTTTGTCTTAAAATTAAGTGCACAATTTTCATTGATGCTTAAGGGTGACCATCAACAAGGCAATATAgagatataaaatatatgaaatataaaagacTGAGCACCTTGACCGTACATTCCCTTAAACGCTTTAGTGCATATCATGATTCAAATTGTTTGTTGGAGGCAAACACTTGACATAACTTTTGTGTATAAATGCGCATGAATCTTTATTTTGCTCAGATTGTATATAAAACCTGATTTCCAGAGAT
This Mytilus trossulus isolate FHL-02 chromosome 14, PNRI_Mtr1.1.1.hap1, whole genome shotgun sequence DNA region includes the following protein-coding sequences:
- the LOC134698080 gene encoding E3 ubiquitin-protein ligase TRIM9-like, encoding MAQFASNACDICMSGPGHNYCEQCNQWLCDYCKLLHLRSKISRSHTFLNGTYISQEDNTFCKEHGENFICYCTDCDLPICKICIVRKHQKHDLSEINEMTRGLQSELKQIMASKMRSVKANLETIEKVEWRYQSNVEEAIRSITEDANQMKLWIDKKVHALISSIEKKKDVNLRAVQSVESGFRNDMRELKKSQSVFNDTTTITDVIKLLEQLQNIKSELNNAYERHLPVMPNLKYYKRNASERDIIKLFGDISSQEIHYDRNNKAERNIREEILTRKKPVM